TGCTAGTAACTCTTCATCAATCAAACGATAAGTAGCTCCTAAATCGAGTGCATACATGATTTTTGTTTCGCCCGTGTGTGGTGTACTAACAAGTGTCTTTCCTTCTTTTGTCGTATCGGCAAACGATTTGGCACGAATGACAGGGAAGATTTTTTGTTCCTGCCCAACGAGCGAGATCTGATCCGTTTGTCCGAGTACAGCACGGATATATTCAATCGTTTCTTCGACTGCGATGACACCTCTTCGTTTTGCTTTAGCGACCAGCGGATTCAATCCGACATCAACGCCTGATTTATCGTGTTTACGCTCAATCCGTAATACGGACTTTTCGCGATCGAAGTACGTCGTGTAGCCCTCTTCTTCAAATGTTTGTGTCATCATTCTTCGGATTTGTTGTAGTTCCATTCGAATTCATCCTTTCTATCATGAAAAAAAGCGAGTCAGCGCTCGCTTTTTCTTAAACCGTTTCTAAAAATGCTGTCACCTGTTCTGGTGTCTTCCGCTCTTTGCCGACATAACGACCTGTTTCTTCGCCATCACGGAACGCAACGAA
This window of the Exiguobacterium acetylicum genome carries:
- a CDS encoding DUF1444 domain-containing protein, coding for MELQQIRRMMTQTFEEEGYTTYFDREKSVLRIERKHDKSGVDVGLNPLVAKAKRRGVIAVEETIEYIRAVLGQTDQISLVGQEQKIFPVIRAKSFADTTKEGKTLVSTPHTGETKIMYALDLGATYRLIDEELLASAEWTAEQLSEAARFNVKSLEAPFKQDEVAGNIFYFLSLGDGYEASRVLNKTLLADYAAQIEGEFAVGIPHQDVLIFADIRNDAGYDVLQQLMFDFFSNGRVPVTALPFLYEDGNLEPVFVLAKNKQPKE